GTGTTTTTGAAAGCGCTTCCGGTTCAACAGGAAAAGTGAAAAAGCCAGAAACGACCCATAAACAAAGGGGAACAAGAGATCTTCCCGTTTGTGAAATCTGATGTAGTGCTGCCTTCCCTGTTCGCCCATTGCTTGCAATGCCCTCATGGCTTCAGCCTCAGTGAACCAGAAAGGGTGAACATCCAATAATTCTGCATTCTCAGGATCGTTGGCATGTTTTACAACTTTGGATGAAGCCTTCGGAACTATCCACCTCATCATGGTGAAGCTTAGGATCAGCATGAGTGTCCACAATATCCAAAGAATTACAAGGGTATGATTTTTTTGTATTGTAAATATTTTACGTCATGATTTTATATTACAGCCATGTCAATACCATTATGCAAACAAAAACATAAAACCTGCTACCACTTGATTAAATCTTGCCTCCTGCTTCAATTTTCTCTTTACCTCCTCCATTTGGCTCACTGAAACCTATGTTGTAATATCGGGTTTACCTTTGTTTGTTGTGAAGACAGCTTTTTCATCAAAAAATCCTCCACCAGATTTGAACCGTATTTTCCTTCGACCCAGCATAGCGCGGTTATCGCGAAAGCGATTATTCATGTCTTGTATGCTACCACCGCCGCTCATTCGTGAAAAGTATAAACTCAAACAAATCTATGAAATCTTTCCCGATCCATATTGCCCTGTAAATGATTATATCATTAGCGTATTAGGAATGTAATTCCTTAAAGTTTGCCTGGTTTAAGGAATTAGAATCCTTGAAATAGTGTGATTTTATGGAATTGGAATCCTTAAAAAACTGTGATTTTGTGGAATCAGCATTTTTATTACCTGGTCTAACACTAAATGTTTAGGTTGACTTTTGGATCTATTCAATCAGAACACAGTTCCACTCGTATTAAGTACCTTTGCAAACCAGATTATCTGATCAAATCTATGATAACATTCGAAGAAGCGCTTGAAATAGTTCTCAGTCATGCAGGATTGCTTGAAACCGAAACCGTTGGTTTTACTGAGTCATTGGGCCGGGTGCTGGCTGAGAACATTGTTTCGGATATGGATATGCCACCTTTCGACAAATCAGCTATGGATGGCTATGCCTGCCGGAAAGCAGATTTAAAGAATGAGCTGGAAGTGCTTGAAATTATTGCTGCCGGACAACTTCCCGGATTTGAGGTTTGTGCGAACCAATGCTCCAAAATCATGACCGGCGCGATGATCCCCAAAGGTGCCGATTGCGTGATCATGGTGGAGCATACCCGTGTAACCGCAAAAGGCCTCATTGAGTTCACAGCCGAAAAGACTGCCGGCAACATTTGCTTCAAAGGCGAGGATATCAAAAAAGGTGAAAAAGTATTGTCGAAAGGTTTGCTGATCAAACCACAGCATATTGCCGTGCTGGCTTCGGTGGGTTGTGTGAACCCAACGGTTTATCGCAAGGCTAAGGTTGGAATTCTTTCCACCGGTGATGAACTGGTAGAACCACAATTTGAACCCGGGTCAGGGGAAATCCGAAACAGCAATGCCTGGCAACTGATGGCACAGGCCAGGGCCATGAATGTGGAAGCAACTTATTTTGGCATCGCACCTGATGAGGAAAGACAAACCCTTACGCTTATTAAAAAAGCATTGGAAACCTGCGATGTAATGCTGCTTACCGGTGGCATTTCCATGGGCGATTACGATTTTGTTCCTGCTGTGCTGAAAGAAGCAGGCTTCACTTTCCATTTTAAGAGCCTTGCCGTGCAGCCCGGAAGGCCAACTTTATTTGGCAGCACAGCAGAAAGGAAAATCTGTTTCGGTTTGCCCGGAAACCCGGTTTCATCATTTAACCAGTTTGAGTTATTAGTTAAGCCTATGTTGATGAAAATGATGGGACACGACCATAATCCGGTGATTATTAAATTTCCGATGGCAGTTGATTACCGGAGAAAAAAATCAGAACGCTTGTCATTTATTCCCGTATTACTTCATGACAATGGCAGCGTTTCACCGGTTGAATATCACGGTTCGGCACACATCAATGCTCTCAACCTGGCATTTGGGTTGATGAGTGTTCCCATTGGGGTCGAAGAAATTAAAAATGGAGAACTTGCTGATGTACGACCGCTTTAACCGAAATATCAATTACTTACGCATCTCGGTTACCGACCGTTGCAACCTTCGTTGCCGTTACTGCATGCCCGAAGAAGGAGTACAAATATTGGATCACACTGAGATACTGTCTTTTGAAGAAATCGTTGAAGTGACTAAAGAGGCTGTCAGCCTGGGAGTTGAGAAAGTTCGTTTGACCGGTGGTGAACCGCTGGTTCGCAAAGGAATTGTTCAACTGGTGGCCATGCTGGCACGCATTAAAGGAATTGAGGATCTAAGTATGACAACCAATGGGTTGTTGCTTGATAAATTTGCTCAACCCCTTGTGGATGGAGGGCTTCAGCGGATTAACATCAGCCTTGACACAGTGAATCCGATCAAGTACCGGCTTGTAACCCGAACCGGCGAACTTGCCAGTGTTCTTCAGGGAATTACAGCCTCCAAAAAG
The Bacteroidales bacterium DNA segment above includes these coding regions:
- a CDS encoding molybdopterin molybdotransferase MoeA is translated as MITFEEALEIVLSHAGLLETETVGFTESLGRVLAENIVSDMDMPPFDKSAMDGYACRKADLKNELEVLEIIAAGQLPGFEVCANQCSKIMTGAMIPKGADCVIMVEHTRVTAKGLIEFTAEKTAGNICFKGEDIKKGEKVLSKGLLIKPQHIAVLASVGCVNPTVYRKAKVGILSTGDELVEPQFEPGSGEIRNSNAWQLMAQARAMNVEATYFGIAPDEERQTLTLIKKALETCDVMLLTGGISMGDYDFVPAVLKEAGFTFHFKSLAVQPGRPTLFGSTAERKICFGLPGNPVSSFNQFELLVKPMLMKMMGHDHNPVIIKFPMAVDYRRKKSERLSFIPVLLHDNGSVSPVEYHGSAHINALNLAFGLMSVPIGVEEIKNGELADVRPL
- a CDS encoding radical SAM protein, producing MYDRFNRNINYLRISVTDRCNLRCRYCMPEEGVQILDHTEILSFEEIVEVTKEAVSLGVEKVRLTGGEPLVRKGIVQLVAMLARIKGIEDLSMTTNGLLLDKFAQPLVDGGLQRINISLDTVNPIKYRLVTRTGELASVLQGITASKKAGLEPIKVNCVIEKSSDEPDAKQVEEYCRENGLEVRFIHQMDLHTGEFYQVEGGIGGNCSLCNRLRLTANGMIKPCLFSEQDFDVRKLGARNALLAALENKPACGTINQSGRFYNIGG